A window of Cellulomonas sp. SLBN-39 genomic DNA:
CCTCGTGCTCGTGCTCGTCCTCGTCGCGGTCGCGTCCGCCCCCGCACGCGGTCGCACCCTGTCCGCGCTGCGCACCCTGGGCCTGGACGCCCGCACCGCGGCCTGGGCCACGGCGGGCGAGCTCGCGCCCCTCGCCGCGGGCGCCCTCGTCGGCGGCACGCTCATCGGCCTGGCCCTGCCCCTGCTCGTCGGCGACGCCCTCGGGCTCACGCTGCTGACGGGCGAGCCGCAGACCGCCGCCGTCCGGTGGACGGCCTGGCCCGTGGCGCTCGCGGCGGCCGCCAGCCTGGCGGCGCTGGCCGTGGCCGTGGTCGCCGAGCAGGCGGTGCGCCGGCGCGACCGCCTCGGCGAGGTCCTGCGGGTGGGCGAACGATGACCGGCCGCCACGCCGCCCCGTCGGCACCCGACGCACCGCCGCCCCCGCCCGAGAAGGAGCCCCCCATGACGACGACGGGACCGACGCTCACCGCGCTCGAGGAGCGGGCCCGGGCCCGCCCGGCACCGGTGGGCGAGGGTGCGCTCGTCGCGTGCGAGCAGCTCGTGCGCATCTACCAGTCCGAGGGCGTCGAGGTGCAGGCGCTGCAGGGCCTGGACCTGGCCGTCGGCACCGGCGAGCTCGTGGCGGTGGTCGGTGCGTCGGGCTCCGGCAAGTCCACGCTGCTGGCGATCCTGTCGGGCCTGGACGTGCCCACGGCGGGCCGCGTGCGCGTCGGGCCGTGGGACCTGATGACGATGACGCCGCGGGAGCGGGTCGCGTACCGGCGCTCCATGGTGGGCTTCGTCTGGCAGCAGACGGCCCGCAATCTCGTGCCCTACCTCAGCGCGCAGGAGAACGTGGCCCTGCCGATGGCCCTGGCGGGCGTGCCGCGCCGGGAGCGACGGACCCGCACCGCCGAGCTGCTCGACGTGCTCGGCGTGGGGTACTGCGCCGGCCGGCGGCCGCACGAGACGTCGGGCGGCGAGCAGCAGCGCGTCGCGATCGCCGTCGCGCTGGCCAACCGCCCGCGGCTGCTGCTCGCGGACGAGCCCACGGGCGAGCTCGACACCGCGACGTCGGCGGACGTGCTGGGCGCGGTCCGCGCGGTCAACGCCGAGCTCGGCACCACGGTGGTCGTCGTCACCCACGACGCGGGGGTCAGCGAGCACGTGAGCCGCACGGTCGCGATCCGGGACGGCCGCACGAGCACCGAGGTGCTGCGCCGCACCACCACCCACGACGACGGGAGCGAGCACGTGGTCGCCGAGGAGTACGCCGTGCTGGACCGGGCGGGCCGCGTGCAGCTGCCGCGGGAGTACCGGGACGCGCTCGACCTGGTGGGGCGGGTGCGGCTGACGCTCGAGGACTCCCACGTCGCCGTGCGCCCCGGCACGGCCGAGGGGCACCGGTGAGCGCGGGGACCGCCGTGGCCGCACCGCTCGTGCGCGTCGAGGGCGTGCGCCGCTCGTACGGGCACGGTGCCGCCGCGGTCCACGCCCTGCAGGACGTGCACCTCGAGCTCGCCGCCGGGGAGCTCGTCGCCCTCGTCGGACGCTCCGGGTCCGGCAAGACGACCCTGCTCAACGCGATCGGGGGCCTCGACCGCCCCGACGCGGGTCGCGTCGTGGTCGACGGCCACGACGTGACGTCCCTGGACGAGCGCGGGCTGGTGCGCCTGCGCCGCGACGTCGTCGCGTTCGTCTTCCAGACCTTCGGGCTGGTCCCGGTGCTCACGGCCGCCGAGAACGTGGGTGTGCCGCTGCGGATGCGTCGGATGCCCGTCGCGGAGCGGGAGGCCCGGGTCGAGCTGCTGCTCGACCTCGTGGGCCTGGGCGGGCACGCGCGCCAGCGGCCCGGGCAGCTGTCGGGCGGGCAGCAGCAGCGGGTCGCGATCGCCCGGGCGCTGGCCGGGTCGCCCCGCCTGCTCGTCGCCGACGAGCCGACGGGGCAGCTCGACACGGAGACGGGCCGCGACGTCATGGCGCTCATCCGCGCCGTGGTCGAGGCCGAGGGCATGACCGCCATCGTCTCGACGCACGACCCGCTGATGGTCGCGCTGGCGGACCGCACGCTGCACCTCGTGGACGGGCGCCTCGTCGACGCGTGACGCGCCCCGCGCGGCCGGGGCGGGCCGGTCGCGCGGGGCGCGGCGTCAGGCCGCCGGGTCGGGGGCGAACTCCCACCGGACCTGCAGCAGCCGGTCGTGGAAGTCGAACACGGCCTGGTTCTCCCAGCCGTTGCCCGACGCCGGGTCGGCGGGGTCCCACCCGCTGCCGGCGACGGCCGTCCACGTGCCCTCCCAGTAGAAGACGCCCAGGCCCCGGTTGCCCGGCAGGCCGGCGACGACGTTCTGCACGGCCCGCAGGTAGGACGCCTGCCCGGCCGCGGTCGCCGGGAAGCCCGGGACCACGGACGCGCTGCTGAAGATGTTGGCGTGCGCGTCGTCCTGCGCGGTCGTGAAGCCGTAGGCCGTCTCGACCACCGCGAGCTGCTTGCCCGGGAACGCCGCGAGCAGCGTGGTCGCGGCGGCCTGCAGGTCGGCGAGGCTGCCGTGCCAGTACCCGTAGAACGACAGGCCGATGACGTCGAACGGCACGCCCTGGGCCTGCGCCTGGGAGTACCACCACTGCAGGGTGCTGACGCCGGAGTCGAGGTTGGTCAGGTGCAGCACGATCTTCGCGTCGGGCTGGACGGCGCGGGTCGCGTTCGCCCCGGCCTTCAGCAGCGTGCCGAGGTTCGACCAGCTGGACACCGCGCCCGACGCCGCCCCGCCGGTGACGAGCATCCCGGGGTTGATCTCGTTGCCGATCTGCACCATGTCCGCGGGCGTGCCCTGGTTCTTCAGGGCGGTCAGCACGTCGGTCGTGTGCGCCGCGACGGCGTTCGCCAGGCGCGCCAGGTCGTACGACGCCCACGCCGCAGGGACCTTCTGCGCCCCGGGGTCGGCCCACGTGTCGGAGTAGTGGAAGTCGACGAGCAGGCCCATCCCGGCGGCGTCGACGCGCCGCGCCATGGCGAGGACGCGCGCCTTGTCGTTGAAGCCGTCGGCGGGGTTCACCCAGACCTTGAGCCGCGCGTAGTTCACGCCGGCGTCGCGCAGGATCGTCACGGGGTCGCCGGCCACGTCGCCCGCGGTGCGGTACACCGCGCCGAACGCCTCGTTCTTGGGGACGGACGACATGTCCATGCCGCGCACGGGCCGGGTGATGCGCCCCGCGGTGAGCGTGACGTCGTCGAAGTGCGCCCACGCGCCGCCGACCGTGGTGGCGGTGCGCAGCGACACGGTGCAGCTCGACCCGGTGGCGTACGCGGAGACGGCGACCTGCACCCAGCCGTCGTCCTGCTCGGTGCTGGGCACGGTCTGGTACCGCCAGGCGGCCCCGCAGCCCTCGAGGCCGATGCGGGTGACGTCGAGCGCCTGGCCGGGCGTCGCCGACCCGGAGCGCGCCCAGACGCGCAGCGTCCACCAGCCCGCGCTCAGGCCGGTGACGGTCTGCCGCAGCTCGGTCGTGTACGCCCCGGACGACCACAGGTTGGCCCGGCGCGTGCCGCCGTGCGCACCGCTGGCGGCGACGGTGGCGGCGGACGTGGTGCCGGTGACGGTCCAGCCGGTCAGGGCGGACCCGCTGGACTCGAAGCCGGGGTTGGTGATCGTGGGCGCCGCCTGCGCGGGGCCGGCGAGGGTCGTGCCGATCAGCACGACCCCCAGGGCGGTGGCGACGGCTCGTGCCAGTCGCCGGGTGCTCGTCCTCATGCGTCCTCCTCGACGCGCCGGGCCGCGAGCGTGTGCGGTCGTCGTCGACCCCCTGTGACCGCTCACAGCCACAGCCTGCGAGGCGGGACACTATCGGGTGAACGCACCGCGCGGAAGAGCACCGTCACGCGGGCGGCCCGCCCTGGGACCGATCCCAGGACAGGCCGCGGACGTCCGGCGCCAGGGCACCCGCCGGTCAGGCCTCGATGCCCTCGAAGAGCTCGGTGACCAGGGCCGCGACGGGCGAGCGCTCCGACCGCGTGAGCGTCACGTGCGCGAACAGCGGGTGACCCTTGAGCGCCTCGATGACGGCCGCGACGCCGTCGTGCCGGCCGACGCGCAGGTTGTCGCGCTGGGCGACGTCGTGCGTGAGCACCACCCGCGACGACTGCCCGATCCGCGAGAGCACCGTCAGCAGGACGTTCCGCTCCAGCGACTGGGCCTCGTCGACGATGACGAACGCGTCGTGCAGGGAGCGCCCGCGGATGTGCGTCAGGGGCAGCACCTCCAGCAGGTCCCGGTCGAGGACCTCCTCGACGACCTCCTTGCTGACCAGCGCCCCGAGGGTGTCGAAGACGGCCTGCGCCCACGGGTTCATCTTCTCGGCCTCGGAACCGGGCAGATAGCCGAGGTCCTGGCCGCCGACGGCGTACAGGGGCCGGAACACCATGACCTTGCGGTGCTGGCGCCGCTCGAGCACGGCCTCCAGGCCCGCGCACAGCGCCAGCGCGGACTTGCCCGTCCCGGCGCGGCCGCCGAGCGAGAGGATGCCGATCGACTCGTCCAGCAGCAGGTCGATCGCGACACGCTGCTCCGCGGAGCGCCCGTGCACCCCGAAGACGTCGCGGTCGCCGCGCACGAGCTGCACGTGCTTGTCGGGCGTCACCCGCCCGAGCGCCGAGCCGCGGGGGCTGTGCAGCACCAGGCCGGTGTGGCACGGCAGGTCGCCGGGGCTGCCCGCGAGCGCCGACGCGGGCGCCGGCACCTCCGCGAGCGGCACGGACTCGTGCTCCCACAGGTCGGCCATCTGCTGCTCGGTGAGGTCGATCGCGTCCATGCCGGTCCACCCGGAGTCCACGGCGAGCTCGTGGCGGTACTCGTCGGCGCGCAGGCCCACCGCGGACGCCTTGATGCGCATCGGCAGGTCCTTCGACACGACCGTGACCACGTGGCCCTCGCGGGCGAGGTTGGCCGCGACCGCGAGGATCCGGGTGTCGTTGTCGCCGAGCCGGAAGCCGGAGGGCAGGACCTGGTCGTCGACGTGGTTGAGCTCGACGCGCAGGGTGCCGCCGACGTCGGTCACGGGGACGGGGGCGTCGAGGCGGCCGTGCTGCACGCGCAGCTCGTCGAGCATCCGCAGCGCCGACCGGGCGAAGTAGCCGAGCTCGGCGTGGTGCCGCTTGGCCTCGAGCTCGGTGATGACGACGACGGGCAGGACGACGTCGTGCTCGGCGAACCGGCGCAGCGCGCGGGGGTCGGACAGCAGGACGGAGGTGTCGAGGACGAAGGTCTGGCGCACGTCGTCGGGGACCGGGGACGGGGCCGTGCCGGCGGGCGTCCGCCCGGTCGCCACGTCGGCTGCGGGTGCGTGCTGCTGGGTCTGGTCCACGGCGAGCTCCCTCCGGCGCGTCAGCGCCGAGTCGGGCGTCTCCTGCCGGCTCGGCGGCACGCGCCGGGGCCGGCATCAGGCGACGGGACGAGGTCGGCCGGCCGAGGGCCGGTCCGGCCCTCCTCCCGGAGCAGGTGCTCCATGGGCTGGCCTCCCGGGACGACGGGGCGTCGTCCTCGGGGCGACGGTAACCCGGCGCACCGACAGCGGGTGTTACGCGCGCCACGCGTCATCAAGATGTCACACGCTGTTCACGCGGGCTCAGCGGCCGAGGCGACGCTCGCGCTGGGCGTAGGAGCGCAGGGCCCGCAGGAAGTCCACGCGACGGAAGTCCGGCCAGTAGGCCTCGCAGAAGTAGAACTCCGACTGCGCGCTCTGCCACATGAGGAACCCGCCGAGCCGCTGCTCGCCGGACGTGCGGATGACGAGCTCGGGGTCGGGCTGCCCCTTGGTGTACAGGTGCTCGGCGATGTGCTCGACGTCGAAGATCTCCGCCAGGTCGTCCAGGCTCGAGCCGGTGCCGGCGTGGTGGCGCAGGAACGACCGGACCGCGTCCGCGATCTCGTGCCGGCCGCCGTACCCGACGGCCGCGTTGACGTGCAGCCCCTGCACGTCGGCGGTCGCGGCCTGCGCGGCGCGCAGCGCGTCACGCGTGCGCTCGGGGAGCATCTCGAGCGCACCGACGGGCTGGATGCGCCACCGCTGGGCCTGCGCGAGCTCCCCGACGACGTCCTCGATGACGGTCAGCAGGTGGCCGAGCTCGACCTTGTCCCGCTCGAGGTTGTCGGTCGAGAGCATCCAGAGGGTCACGACCTCGACGCCCACGTCCTCGGACCACTCGAGCAGCTCGGCGATCTTGTCCGCCCCGCGCCGGTGCCCGTGCGCCGAGGAGACCCCGCTGCTGCGCGCCCACCGCCGGTTGCCGTCGAGGATGACGCCGATGTGCCGCGGCAGCTGCTCGGGGGGCAGCGAGGCGGCGAGCCGGCGCTCGTACAGGCCGTACAAGGGGTGCGGGAGACGCACGCGTGCCCCTCCTGGTCGTGGGTGCGGTGGACGTCGCTCACCGTACCCGTGCCCGGTGTGTGGTGGGGCCGGGTCGGTCCTGCGAGGATCGGGCGCAGGAGGCCCGACCCGGGACGATGGCCGCTTGCCCGTCACCTGCGCTCGCATAACCTACGGTGACGTAGGTTTCCTCACGAAGGACGGCACCGCATGAGCTCGACACCCGCACGACGCGACGGCGGCGGCCTGCGCCGCGGCGTGGAGGACGGCCTGTCGCGGGTCGGCGACAAGGTCGGCGAGGCCGCCGGCGCCGTCGTGGAGAACGTCAAGCCGCTCCTGCGCGGGTGGATCCACGCAGGGATCAGCCCGTTCGTGCTGGCCGCGGGCATCGTGCTGGTCACGCTGTCCCCCACCGCGGCCGCCCGCTGGTCCAACGCGGTGTTCGCCCTCTCGGCGGTCATGCTGTTCGGCACGTCCGCGGTCTACCACCGCGGGACGTGGTCGCCGAAGGTCGCGGGCGTCCTGCGCCGCCTCGACCACACCAACATCTTCCTCATCATCGCCGGCTCCTACACGCCGCTGGCGGTCCTGCTGCTGCCCGCCTCGACCGCGCGCACGCTGCTGGTCGTCGTGTGGACCGGGGCGATCCTCGGGCTGCTGGCGCGGGTGTTCTGGCTCAACGCCCCGCGGTGGTTCTACGTGCCGATCTACGTCGCGCTGGGCTGGGTCGCGGTCGGCTTCATGCCCCAGTTCTGGCAGACCGGCGGGCCGGCCGTCGTCTGGCTCGTCGCGGGCGGCGGGCTGGCGTACACCCTCGGCGCCGTGGTGTACGGCCTCAAGCGGCCCAACCCGTCCCCGCGCTGGTTCGGGTTCCACGAGATCTTCCACGCGCTGACCGTCGTCGGGTTCACGTGCCACTACATCTCGGTGTCCATCGCGACGTACGCGCTGCGCTGACCGGCGTGCCCCGCCCTCAGGGGCGGGGCACGACCGCGTACCGGCGGTTGGCCAGCGACGGGTTCTGCGCGCGCACCTCGTCGAGCGCGACGACGTCCAGGTCCACGGTCCGCACCTGCGGCTGGTCGTCGAGCTCGAGCCCCACCACCCCGTCGGGGCCCACCACGAGCGAGCGCCCCACGACACCGCGCCCCGCCTGCCCCACCGCGACGACGACGCTCGTGCACTCGATGGCGCGGGCGACCGCGAGGGTCCGCCAGTGCATGGCCTTGAGCCGCCCGTCCGCCCACGCGGCCGGCACCACGAGCGCCCGCGCACCGGCGTCGACCAGCCGGCGCGCCGACTCCGGGAACCGCAGGTCGTAGCAGGTCATGACGCCGAGCCGCAGGCCCGCGACGTCCAGCACCAGCGGGTCCGCGTCCGCAGGCCCGGGCGCGAGGCGGTCGGACTCCCGCTGGCCGAAGGCGTCGTACAGGTGCACCTTGCGGTACACCCCGGCCAGGGCACCCGTGCCGTCGACGGCGACGACGGCGTTGACCGCGCGCGGGTCGTCACCGTCGGCGGGCAGGGTCGTGCCCGCGAGGACCGCGGCACCCGAGCGGGCCGCCTCCTCGCGCAGCATCGTGACGAACGGCCCGTCCAGGGGCTCGGCGAGGGCGGCGCCCACGCCGTGCGTGTCGTACGCGCTCGCGTACTCGGGCAGCACCACGAGGTCGGCGTGCACCCGGGCCGCGCGGCGCAGCACGTCGCGCGCCACGTCGCGGTTCGCGCGCCGGTCGGCGCCGACGACGAGCTGGCCCAGCGTGACCCGCACCGCGGGCCGCTCGGGGGGCGCGCTCACCGGCCGCCCGCCGACCACGCGTCGCCGGCCCGGCCGCAGCGCGGCATCAGTCGCCGCCCCCGCCGCCACCACCGTCGGACCCGCCGGACGACCCGCCGTCCGACGAGCCGCCGGACGCCCCCGCGTCGGCCGACGGCGACGCGTCGGGCGTCGCGGCCCCGCCG
This region includes:
- a CDS encoding carbon-nitrogen hydrolase family protein, translated to MSAPPERPAVRVTLGQLVVGADRRANRDVARDVLRRAARVHADLVVLPEYASAYDTHGVGAALAEPLDGPFVTMLREEAARSGAAVLAGTTLPADGDDPRAVNAVVAVDGTGALAGVYRKVHLYDAFGQRESDRLAPGPADADPLVLDVAGLRLGVMTCYDLRFPESARRLVDAGARALVVPAAWADGRLKAMHWRTLAVARAIECTSVVVAVGQAGRGVVGRSLVVGPDGVVGLELDDQPQVRTVDLDVVALDEVRAQNPSLANRRYAVVPRP
- a CDS encoding isoprenyl transferase, whose product is MRLPHPLYGLYERRLAASLPPEQLPRHIGVILDGNRRWARSSGVSSAHGHRRGADKIAELLEWSEDVGVEVVTLWMLSTDNLERDKVELGHLLTVIEDVVGELAQAQRWRIQPVGALEMLPERTRDALRAAQAATADVQGLHVNAAVGYGGRHEIADAVRSFLRHHAGTGSSLDDLAEIFDVEHIAEHLYTKGQPDPELVIRTSGEQRLGGFLMWQSAQSEFYFCEAYWPDFRRVDFLRALRSYAQRERRLGR
- a CDS encoding ABC transporter ATP-binding protein — translated: MTTTGPTLTALEERARARPAPVGEGALVACEQLVRIYQSEGVEVQALQGLDLAVGTGELVAVVGASGSGKSTLLAILSGLDVPTAGRVRVGPWDLMTMTPRERVAYRRSMVGFVWQQTARNLVPYLSAQENVALPMALAGVPRRERRTRTAELLDVLGVGYCAGRRPHETSGGEQQRVAIAVALANRPRLLLADEPTGELDTATSADVLGAVRAVNAELGTTVVVVTHDAGVSEHVSRTVAIRDGRTSTEVLRRTTTHDDGSEHVVAEEYAVLDRAGRVQLPREYRDALDLVGRVRLTLEDSHVAVRPGTAEGHR
- a CDS encoding hemolysin III family protein, producing the protein MSSTPARRDGGGLRRGVEDGLSRVGDKVGEAAGAVVENVKPLLRGWIHAGISPFVLAAGIVLVTLSPTAAARWSNAVFALSAVMLFGTSAVYHRGTWSPKVAGVLRRLDHTNIFLIIAGSYTPLAVLLLPASTARTLLVVVWTGAILGLLARVFWLNAPRWFYVPIYVALGWVAVGFMPQFWQTGGPAVVWLVAGGGLAYTLGAVVYGLKRPNPSPRWFGFHEIFHALTVVGFTCHYISVSIATYALR
- a CDS encoding glycosyl hydrolase 53 family protein is translated as MRTSTRRLARAVATALGVVLIGTTLAGPAQAAPTITNPGFESSGSALTGWTVTGTTSAATVAASGAHGGTRRANLWSSGAYTTELRQTVTGLSAGWWTLRVWARSGSATPGQALDVTRIGLEGCGAAWRYQTVPSTEQDDGWVQVAVSAYATGSSCTVSLRTATTVGGAWAHFDDVTLTAGRITRPVRGMDMSSVPKNEAFGAVYRTAGDVAGDPVTILRDAGVNYARLKVWVNPADGFNDKARVLAMARRVDAAGMGLLVDFHYSDTWADPGAQKVPAAWASYDLARLANAVAAHTTDVLTALKNQGTPADMVQIGNEINPGMLVTGGAASGAVSSWSNLGTLLKAGANATRAVQPDAKIVLHLTNLDSGVSTLQWWYSQAQAQGVPFDVIGLSFYGYWHGSLADLQAAATTLLAAFPGKQLAVVETAYGFTTAQDDAHANIFSSASVVPGFPATAAGQASYLRAVQNVVAGLPGNRGLGVFYWEGTWTAVAGSGWDPADPASGNGWENQAVFDFHDRLLQVRWEFAPDPAA
- a CDS encoding PhoH family protein, with amino-acid sequence MATGRTPAGTAPSPVPDDVRQTFVLDTSVLLSDPRALRRFAEHDVVLPVVVITELEAKRHHAELGYFARSALRMLDELRVQHGRLDAPVPVTDVGGTLRVELNHVDDQVLPSGFRLGDNDTRILAVAANLAREGHVVTVVSKDLPMRIKASAVGLRADEYRHELAVDSGWTGMDAIDLTEQQMADLWEHESVPLAEVPAPASALAGSPGDLPCHTGLVLHSPRGSALGRVTPDKHVQLVRGDRDVFGVHGRSAEQRVAIDLLLDESIGILSLGGRAGTGKSALALCAGLEAVLERRQHRKVMVFRPLYAVGGQDLGYLPGSEAEKMNPWAQAVFDTLGALVSKEVVEEVLDRDLLEVLPLTHIRGRSLHDAFVIVDEAQSLERNVLLTVLSRIGQSSRVVLTHDVAQRDNLRVGRHDGVAAVIEALKGHPLFAHVTLTRSERSPVAALVTELFEGIEA
- a CDS encoding ABC transporter ATP-binding protein, coding for MSAGTAVAAPLVRVEGVRRSYGHGAAAVHALQDVHLELAAGELVALVGRSGSGKTTLLNAIGGLDRPDAGRVVVDGHDVTSLDERGLVRLRRDVVAFVFQTFGLVPVLTAAENVGVPLRMRRMPVAEREARVELLLDLVGLGGHARQRPGQLSGGQQQRVAIARALAGSPRLLVADEPTGQLDTETGRDVMALIRAVVEAEGMTAIVSTHDPLMVALADRTLHLVDGRLVDA